The Argentina anserina chromosome 3, drPotAnse1.1, whole genome shotgun sequence genome includes a region encoding these proteins:
- the LOC126785949 gene encoding AUGMIN subunit 2-like isoform X2, with protein sequence MSMGNESTWVGKKPLRRIGGMPDALSIASDLGFSVAAAPTPEVLQNWSSTGEKGDDLIRVLRELTTVQRKIADLQVELQGRKDDKNVSHLTHVSEMEMKCETLSRITTILNDVIQNKKQFSELLMKAASDYGALTTSFADFQWSQTFKEPPSVWGEMLRPIPVALASCTRFFEAMSAMRESFATLQQLRVGHSDTPQPITPAKDSRRVPGISDCVTPTPWKTEPSIDDLAIKSSSRLDIKHQEAEDESELDSSNHRRLSWPPSVKKVYLFNNQLSVWSPLQSVTVIFFKLVI encoded by the exons ATGTCGATGGGGAATGAGAGCACTTGGGTGGGGAAGAAGCCTCTGAGACGCATCGGAGGAATGCCCGATGCTCTCTCTATTGCTTCCGATCTTGGCTTCTCAGTCGCCGCTGCACCTACTCCG GAAGTACTTCAGAACTGGTCGAGTACTGGTGAGAAAGGTGATGACTTGATAAGAGTTCTCAGGGAACTTACCACTGTGCAAAGGAAAATAGCAGATCTCCAAGTTGAACTTCAAGGCAGAAAG gATGACAAGAATGTTTCACATTTGACACACGTGAGCGAAATGGAGATGAAGTGCGAAACTCTATCAAGGATAACTACAATATTAAACGATGTCATTCAGAACAAG AAACAATTCTCTGAATTACTGATGAAGGCTGCTAGTGATTATGGAGCATTAACAACATCATTTGCCGATTTCCAGTGGAGCCAAACATTTAAGGAGCCTCCTTCAGTATGGGGG GAAATGCTTCGTCCAATTCCTGTTGCCTTAGCATCATGCACCCGGTTTTTTGAAGCAATGTCTGCTATGAGGGAGTCGTTTGCAACACTTCAACAACTCAGAGTAGGTCATTCTGATACCCCTCAACCTATCACACCAGCCAAGGATTCTAGAAGAGTACCAGGGATTTCCGATTGTGTAACTCCAACTCCTTGGAAAACTGAACCTAGTATTGATGACCTGGCTATTAAAAGCTCAAGTAGGCTAGATATCAAGCATCAAGAAGCAGAGGATGAAAGTGAGCTGGACAGCTCTAACCATAGGAGATTGTCATGGCCCCCTTCAGTTAAAAAG GTATACCTGTTCAATAATCAGCTTTCGGTTTGGTCCCCGCTTCAATCGGTAACtgtcatcttcttcaaactcGTGATTTGA
- the LOC126785949 gene encoding AUGMIN subunit 2-like isoform X1, with protein sequence MSMGNESTWVGKKPLRRIGGMPDALSIASDLGFSVAAAPTPEVLQNWSSTGEKGDDLIRVLRELTTVQRKIADLQVELQGRKDDKNVSHLTHVSEMEMKCETLSRITTILNDVIQNKDRIIARLQQPYSLDCIPVEAEYQKQFSELLMKAASDYGALTTSFADFQWSQTFKEPPSVWGEMLRPIPVALASCTRFFEAMSAMRESFATLQQLRVGHSDTPQPITPAKDSRRVPGISDCVTPTPWKTEPSIDDLAIKSSSRLDIKHQEAEDESELDSSNHRRLSWPPSVKKVYLFNNQLSVWSPLQSVTVIFFKLVI encoded by the exons ATGTCGATGGGGAATGAGAGCACTTGGGTGGGGAAGAAGCCTCTGAGACGCATCGGAGGAATGCCCGATGCTCTCTCTATTGCTTCCGATCTTGGCTTCTCAGTCGCCGCTGCACCTACTCCG GAAGTACTTCAGAACTGGTCGAGTACTGGTGAGAAAGGTGATGACTTGATAAGAGTTCTCAGGGAACTTACCACTGTGCAAAGGAAAATAGCAGATCTCCAAGTTGAACTTCAAGGCAGAAAG gATGACAAGAATGTTTCACATTTGACACACGTGAGCGAAATGGAGATGAAGTGCGAAACTCTATCAAGGATAACTACAATATTAAACGATGTCATTCAGAACAAG GATCGTATCATTGCTCGTCTCCAACAACCATATTCACTAGATTGCATTCCAGTCGAAGCAGAATATCAG AAACAATTCTCTGAATTACTGATGAAGGCTGCTAGTGATTATGGAGCATTAACAACATCATTTGCCGATTTCCAGTGGAGCCAAACATTTAAGGAGCCTCCTTCAGTATGGGGG GAAATGCTTCGTCCAATTCCTGTTGCCTTAGCATCATGCACCCGGTTTTTTGAAGCAATGTCTGCTATGAGGGAGTCGTTTGCAACACTTCAACAACTCAGAGTAGGTCATTCTGATACCCCTCAACCTATCACACCAGCCAAGGATTCTAGAAGAGTACCAGGGATTTCCGATTGTGTAACTCCAACTCCTTGGAAAACTGAACCTAGTATTGATGACCTGGCTATTAAAAGCTCAAGTAGGCTAGATATCAAGCATCAAGAAGCAGAGGATGAAAGTGAGCTGGACAGCTCTAACCATAGGAGATTGTCATGGCCCCCTTCAGTTAAAAAG GTATACCTGTTCAATAATCAGCTTTCGGTTTGGTCCCCGCTTCAATCGGTAACtgtcatcttcttcaaactcGTGATTTGA